A genomic window from Streptomyces sp. NBC_01429 includes:
- a CDS encoding ABC transporter permease, giving the protein MSSPAQEERRSGEPDEKTPPLWEEEEEPTPPPTPPKRRITWRKLVTVPAVVLVILLLTWLYISNVQLDSIARNSLGGGNVQLRLRQHIQLTAISTFWVLIIALPLGIALTRRRLRKAAPVVTAIANVGQAAPALGLLALLVIWLGIGQSTAITGMVIYAVLPVLANTVAGLRAIDPTLVEASKGIGMSARGTLTRVELPLAVPLILAGVRTALVLNVGTATLATFGGGGGLGDLITSGIQTQRMPVLIVGSVLTVCLALIVDWLASLVEVVLTPRGLEEN; this is encoded by the coding sequence ATGAGTTCCCCCGCGCAGGAGGAGCGTCGGTCCGGCGAACCGGACGAGAAGACCCCGCCGCTGTGGGAAGAGGAGGAGGAACCCACCCCGCCGCCCACCCCGCCGAAGCGCCGGATCACCTGGCGCAAGCTGGTGACCGTACCGGCCGTGGTCCTGGTCATCCTGCTGCTGACCTGGCTGTACATCAGCAATGTGCAGCTCGACTCGATCGCCAGGAACTCCCTGGGCGGCGGCAATGTGCAGCTGCGGCTGCGCCAGCACATCCAGCTCACCGCGATCTCCACCTTCTGGGTGCTGATCATCGCGCTGCCGCTGGGGATCGCACTGACCAGGCGCCGGCTGCGCAAGGCCGCGCCGGTGGTCACGGCGATCGCCAACGTGGGGCAGGCGGCGCCCGCCCTCGGTCTGCTGGCGCTGCTGGTGATCTGGCTGGGCATCGGGCAGTCGACGGCGATCACCGGCATGGTGATCTACGCGGTGCTCCCGGTCCTGGCCAACACGGTCGCCGGTCTGCGCGCCATCGACCCGACCCTGGTCGAGGCGTCCAAGGGCATCGGCATGTCGGCGCGCGGAACGCTGACGCGGGTGGAACTGCCGCTGGCCGTACCGCTGATCCTGGCGGGCGTACGGACGGCGCTCGTCCTGAACGTCGGTACGGCGACGCTCGCGACCTTCGGCGGCGGCGGCGGGCTCGGTGACCTGATCACCTCGGGCATCCAGACGCAGCGGATGCCGGTGCTGATCGTCGGCTCCGTACTGACGGTGTGTCTGGCGCTGATCGTGGACTGGCTGGCCTCGCTGGTGGAAGTCGTCCTCACACCGCGTGGACTGGAGGAGAACTGA
- a CDS encoding ABC transporter permease, with protein sequence MNFWDYLSSRHQQLLTDAFQHVSAVFQCMVIATVLGILIGMATYRSPWGGNLAILSTASLLTIPSLAAIGLLIPLVGLGVAPTVITLTLYGLLPIVRNCIVGLRGVDPALVDAAKGIGMSRTARMLRVELPLAWPPILTGIRVSTQMLMGIAAIAAYASGPGLGNEIFRGIASLGSANALNQVLAGTIGIVILALLFDAAYILLGRLTIPRGIRV encoded by the coding sequence GTGAACTTCTGGGACTATCTCAGCAGTCGGCACCAACAACTGCTCACAGACGCGTTCCAGCACGTCAGCGCCGTCTTCCAGTGCATGGTCATCGCGACCGTGCTGGGCATCCTGATCGGGATGGCCACGTATCGCAGCCCCTGGGGCGGAAATCTGGCCATCCTCTCCACGGCCTCCCTGCTGACGATCCCCTCACTGGCCGCGATCGGTCTGCTGATTCCGCTGGTCGGTCTCGGGGTGGCCCCCACCGTGATCACCCTGACGCTGTACGGGCTGCTGCCGATCGTCCGTAACTGCATCGTCGGACTGCGCGGCGTGGATCCGGCCCTGGTGGACGCGGCCAAGGGCATCGGCATGTCCCGTACGGCCCGGATGCTCCGGGTCGAGCTGCCGCTCGCCTGGCCACCGATCCTCACCGGTATCCGGGTCTCCACCCAGATGCTGATGGGGATCGCCGCGATCGCCGCGTACGCCTCCGGGCCGGGGCTCGGCAACGAGATCTTCCGCGGGATCGCCTCGCTGGGCAGCGCCAACGCGCTCAACCAGGTCCTCGCGGGGACGATCGGCATCGTCATCCTCGCCCTGCTCTTCGACGCCGCGTACATCCTGCTCGGCCGACTGACCATCCCGAGGGGGATCCGTGTCTGA
- a CDS encoding tetratricopeptide repeat protein — MNVMKAEQTRQIRRAALAAGVGAVLVAGVLLFVPDRDREAAAPGPEARAMAAVGAGAPAAPTDLAALIRDRETWLRTHPDDGAAWAVLGSAYVQHGVGLADPAYYPKAEQALRRSLAVAEAAAARERGAEKGGGTGAGNGNDDGKTGAARNPEALLGLGALANARHDYAAAKRWGETVRGSHPGQWAAYPVLITAYSGLGEYAAAGRALSKLKDLRTDAPVLTRAAEVYRDKGWREDAAAKATEAVAGATTPAEKAQALYTLGELAWERGEPTEALGHYNAALAVTRDHAASLAGRARTLVALGRTDEAARDYQAALGKLPRPEYALELGELYDSMGLDGDARTQYEALRARTVKARGHGVNEELVLARFEADHGDPQAAVLRMKSEWGQLHRSTEAADALGWALFRAGQEKEALKYAKRATNQGVRSALFSYHRGEIERALGMYGPARRHIEDALRTNPRFSPLLAPKALDALEALGEPADGGPVDVDGTGPEPPTLARKTPAAPAATASPGSPAASGSPSAGTPVPAVTPVPVPPAATAATASSVPGV, encoded by the coding sequence ATGAACGTCATGAAGGCGGAGCAGACCAGGCAGATCAGAAGGGCGGCTCTGGCGGCCGGGGTGGGGGCCGTGCTGGTCGCGGGTGTGCTGTTGTTCGTGCCCGACCGGGACCGGGAGGCGGCGGCACCCGGCCCCGAGGCGCGCGCGATGGCGGCGGTGGGCGCGGGGGCGCCCGCAGCGCCCACCGATCTGGCGGCGCTCATCCGCGACCGGGAGACCTGGCTGCGCACGCACCCCGACGACGGGGCGGCGTGGGCGGTGCTCGGTTCCGCTTACGTACAGCACGGGGTGGGGCTCGCGGACCCCGCGTACTACCCGAAGGCCGAACAGGCGCTGCGGCGCTCGCTCGCCGTGGCCGAGGCGGCGGCCGCGCGCGAGCGCGGGGCCGAGAAGGGCGGCGGTACGGGGGCGGGGAACGGGAACGACGACGGCAAGACCGGCGCCGCCCGCAACCCGGAGGCGCTGCTCGGGCTCGGCGCGCTCGCCAACGCCCGGCACGACTACGCCGCCGCGAAGCGGTGGGGCGAGACCGTGCGCGGGAGCCACCCCGGGCAGTGGGCGGCGTACCCCGTCCTGATCACCGCGTACAGCGGGCTCGGGGAGTACGCGGCGGCCGGGCGCGCGCTCAGCAAGCTCAAGGACCTGCGCACGGACGCGCCGGTCCTGACGCGCGCCGCCGAGGTCTACCGGGACAAGGGCTGGCGCGAGGACGCTGCGGCCAAGGCGACCGAGGCCGTGGCGGGCGCGACGACGCCCGCCGAGAAGGCCCAGGCGCTGTACACGCTCGGCGAGCTGGCCTGGGAGCGCGGCGAGCCGACCGAGGCGCTGGGCCACTACAACGCGGCGCTCGCGGTGACCCGCGACCACGCCGCGTCGCTGGCCGGCCGGGCCCGGACCCTGGTCGCGCTGGGCAGGACGGACGAGGCGGCCCGCGACTACCAGGCGGCGCTCGGCAAGCTGCCGCGCCCCGAATACGCCCTGGAGCTGGGCGAGTTGTACGACTCGATGGGGCTGGACGGCGATGCCAGGACCCAGTACGAGGCGCTGCGCGCGCGGACGGTGAAGGCGCGGGGCCACGGGGTGAACGAGGAGCTGGTCCTCGCCAGGTTCGAGGCCGACCACGGCGATCCGCAGGCCGCCGTCCTGCGGATGAAGTCGGAGTGGGGGCAGCTGCACCGGAGCACGGAGGCGGCGGACGCGCTGGGGTGGGCGCTGTTCCGGGCGGGCCAGGAGAAGGAGGCGCTGAAGTACGCGAAGCGCGCCACGAACCAGGGGGTGCGCAGCGCGCTCTTCTCGTACCACCGGGGCGAGATCGAGCGGGCGCTGGGGATGTACGGTCCGGCCCGGCGCCACATCGAGGACGCGCTGCGCACCAATCCGCGCTTCTCGCCGCTGCTGGCGCCGAAGGCGCTGGACGCGCTGGAGGCGTTGGGCGAACCGGCGGACGGCGGGCCGGTGGACGTGGACGGTACGGGTCCAGAGCCGCCCACGCTGGCGCGGAAGACCCCGGCGGCTCCGGCGGCCACGGCGTCGCCGGGCTCCCCGGCGGCCAGCGGGTCGCCGTCGGCCGGGACGCCGGTACCCGCCGTCACACCCGTACCCGTGCCACCGGCCGCGACGGCTGCGACGGCTTCGTCCGTGCCCGGGGTGTGA
- a CDS encoding glycine betaine ABC transporter substrate-binding protein, with the protein MALLLTGAGLAGCGLKSGSPMVDDVKPGRLGAGQPLKGASLTVTSKNFSENIILGEMIGLVFKAAGAEVLDRTNLPGSISARESIVKGDADAMYEYTGTAWITYLGHEKPIENGQKQWEAVRDADRAHGVTWLPQSTLNNTYSLGINQANNKKYKLKTLSDVAALAKKDPSAVTICVENEFASRDDGLPGMQKAYGMKLPAANIKKMDAGIVYTQVSKGSCLLGEVFTTDGRIKSLHLDTLADDKHFFPIYDAAPVVHEATFKKYPAIAKLLDPLSKRLNTKVAQELNGLVDVDGQDPHAVAKDWLIKEGFIKNG; encoded by the coding sequence ATGGCGCTGCTGCTGACGGGGGCGGGGCTCGCGGGCTGCGGCCTCAAGAGCGGCTCACCGATGGTCGACGACGTGAAGCCCGGCCGCCTCGGCGCGGGCCAGCCCCTCAAGGGCGCCTCGCTGACGGTCACCTCGAAGAACTTCAGCGAGAACATCATCCTCGGCGAGATGATCGGCCTGGTCTTCAAGGCGGCGGGCGCCGAGGTCCTGGACCGTACGAACCTCCCCGGCTCGATCAGCGCCCGCGAGTCGATCGTCAAGGGCGACGCCGACGCGATGTACGAGTACACGGGTACCGCCTGGATCACCTATCTGGGCCACGAGAAGCCGATCGAGAACGGCCAGAAGCAGTGGGAGGCGGTACGCGACGCCGACCGCGCGCACGGGGTGACCTGGCTGCCGCAGTCCACGCTCAACAACACGTACTCCCTCGGCATCAACCAGGCCAACAACAAGAAGTACAAGCTCAAGACGTTGTCCGACGTGGCCGCGCTGGCGAAGAAGGACCCGTCGGCGGTGACGATCTGCGTGGAGAACGAGTTCGCCTCGCGCGACGACGGCCTGCCGGGCATGCAGAAGGCGTACGGCATGAAGCTGCCCGCCGCGAACATCAAGAAGATGGACGCGGGCATCGTCTACACCCAGGTCTCGAAGGGCTCCTGCCTGCTGGGCGAGGTCTTCACGACGGACGGCCGCATCAAGTCGCTCCACCTCGACACCCTCGCGGACGACAAGCACTTCTTCCCGATCTACGACGCCGCGCCGGTGGTGCACGAGGCGACGTTCAAGAAGTACCCGGCCATCGCGAAGCTGCTCGATCCGCTGTCGAAGCGGCTGAACACGAAGGTCGCGCAGGAACTGAACGGGCTGGTGGACGTGGACGGCCAGGATCCGCACGCCGTGGCGAAGGACTGGCTGATCAAGGAGGGCTTCATCAAGAACGGCTGA
- the hppD gene encoding 4-hydroxyphenylpyruvate dioxygenase translates to MSADTSANAAATPDTARTADPFPVKGMDAVVFAVGNAKQAAHYYSTAFGMKLVAYSGPENGSRETASYVLTNGAARFVFTSVIKPTTEWGRFLTEHVAAHGDGVVDLAIEVPDARAAYAYAVEHGARGIDEPYETKDAHGTVVLAAIATYGETRHTLVERSGYDGPYLPGFDAAEPIVEPPAKRTFQAIDHCVGNVELGRMNEWVGFYNEVMGFTNMKEFVGDDIATEYSALMSKVVADGTLKVKFPINEPAIAKKKSQIDEYLEFYGGAGVQHIALATNDIVASVRAMRAAGVRFLDTPDSYYDTLGEWAGETRVPVDTLRELKILVDRDEDGYLLQIFTKPVQDRPTVFFEMIERHGSMGFGKGNFKALFEAIEREQEKRGNL, encoded by the coding sequence ATGAGTGCTGACACCTCGGCGAACGCCGCCGCCACCCCTGACACCGCCCGCACGGCCGACCCCTTCCCGGTCAAGGGAATGGACGCGGTCGTCTTCGCCGTCGGCAACGCCAAGCAGGCCGCGCACTACTACTCCACGGCCTTCGGCATGAAGCTGGTCGCCTACTCGGGACCGGAGAACGGCAGCCGTGAGACGGCGAGTTACGTACTCACCAACGGCGCGGCCCGCTTCGTGTTCACCTCCGTCATCAAGCCGACCACCGAGTGGGGCCGCTTCCTCACCGAGCATGTCGCCGCGCACGGCGACGGCGTCGTGGACCTCGCCATCGAGGTACCGGACGCCCGCGCCGCCTACGCCTACGCCGTCGAGCACGGCGCCCGGGGCATCGACGAGCCGTACGAGACCAAGGACGCGCACGGCACCGTCGTGCTGGCCGCCATCGCCACGTACGGCGAGACCCGCCACACCCTCGTCGAGCGCTCCGGCTACGACGGCCCCTACCTCCCGGGCTTCGACGCGGCCGAGCCGATCGTCGAGCCCCCGGCCAAGCGCACCTTCCAGGCCATCGACCACTGCGTGGGCAATGTCGAGCTGGGCCGGATGAACGAATGGGTGGGCTTCTACAACGAGGTCATGGGCTTCACCAACATGAAGGAGTTCGTGGGCGACGACATCGCCACCGAGTACTCCGCGCTCATGTCGAAGGTCGTCGCCGACGGCACCCTCAAGGTGAAGTTCCCGATCAACGAGCCCGCGATCGCCAAGAAGAAGTCGCAGATCGACGAGTACCTGGAGTTCTACGGCGGCGCGGGCGTCCAGCACATCGCCCTCGCCACGAACGACATCGTCGCCTCCGTACGGGCGATGCGCGCCGCCGGCGTGCGCTTCCTGGACACCCCCGACTCCTACTACGACACCCTCGGCGAGTGGGCGGGCGAGACCCGGGTGCCCGTCGACACCCTGCGCGAGCTGAAGATCCTGGTGGACCGCGACGAGGACGGCTACCTGCTCCAGATCTTCACCAAGCCGGTCCAGGACCGGCCGACCGTCTTCTTCGAGATGATCGAACGGCACGGCTCCATGGGCTTCGGCAAGGGCAACTTCAAGGCGCTCTTCGAGGCGATCGAGCGCGAGCAGGAGAAGCGCGGCAACCTCTGA
- a CDS encoding ATP-binding protein: protein MPPTPNAGALMGPPPRLVLDAVQESAKAARDFAREYVAFHGPTIGGDLLDDVLLVVSEIVTNAIRYGTEPGDSLLVALDHGPDLVRIEVHDTRRASLRFKPESVERQRGRGMFIVDDRTTWGVLDRPFGKIVWAEVKAS, encoded by the coding sequence ATGCCCCCCACCCCCAACGCGGGGGCCCTGATGGGCCCCCCGCCGCGGCTCGTACTCGACGCGGTTCAGGAATCCGCCAAGGCAGCCCGCGATTTCGCACGCGAGTACGTCGCGTTCCATGGACCCACCATCGGCGGCGACCTGCTCGACGACGTGCTACTCGTCGTGTCCGAGATCGTCACCAACGCCATCCGGTACGGCACGGAACCGGGCGACTCCCTGCTCGTCGCCCTCGATCACGGCCCCGACCTTGTCAGGATCGAGGTACACGACACCCGACGCGCTTCGCTCCGTTTCAAGCCGGAGTCCGTAGAGCGTCAACGGGGCCGCGGCATGTTCATCGTGGATGACCGCACAACCTGGGGCGTCCTCGACCGCCCATTCGGAAAGATCGTATGGGCAGAGGTGAAGGCATCGTGA
- a CDS encoding radical SAM protein, whose protein sequence is MYDLIASPFLDDYLILRPGNTAGLKIPAHRYLELRDAASNGTMPSWLSNRVQRTWGLDISHRRPGEALLIREPSPYGHGRASYEVNNGCNWNCTHCVYGNKVHEGLLWEPRERLLHILRDAGIVWIELGGGECTVDRHFPETYALAYDLGMMVEILTNGSTLDRPKMLELLTTRRPYRVTLSVYGATAETFDGFTRRRGAFDHFMRGLSAAGEADLPLSLSVIITRRNAHEADAMRALAHRYASRVREYGNMSPTFDGGADPLDEQAPEHIRNETPFTGCDAGHTSLNVNPFGLASVCKVSRDHPIPLLKEGVAGLARLGGIADRALQRQDACTGCALQKKCTKCMPLVKMYRRADAPLNRYCQHA, encoded by the coding sequence ATGTACGACCTGATCGCAAGTCCGTTCCTGGACGACTACTTGATACTCCGCCCCGGAAACACAGCCGGGTTGAAGATCCCGGCGCACCGGTACCTCGAACTGCGCGACGCGGCATCGAACGGCACGATGCCCTCATGGCTGTCCAACCGCGTTCAGCGCACATGGGGACTCGACATCAGCCACCGCAGGCCCGGCGAGGCCCTGCTGATTCGCGAGCCATCCCCGTACGGCCACGGCCGCGCCTCATACGAGGTCAACAACGGATGCAACTGGAACTGTACCCACTGCGTTTACGGCAACAAGGTGCACGAGGGGCTCTTATGGGAACCCCGTGAGCGTCTGCTACACATCCTGCGCGACGCCGGAATCGTGTGGATCGAACTCGGCGGGGGCGAGTGCACCGTCGACCGACATTTCCCGGAGACGTACGCGCTCGCGTACGACCTCGGAATGATGGTCGAGATCCTGACGAACGGATCCACCCTGGACCGGCCGAAGATGCTCGAACTACTCACCACGCGCCGCCCGTACCGGGTAACGCTCAGCGTGTACGGTGCCACAGCAGAGACGTTCGACGGATTCACACGACGCCGCGGCGCGTTCGACCACTTCATGCGCGGCCTCTCCGCCGCCGGCGAGGCCGATCTACCGCTATCGCTGAGTGTGATCATCACGCGTCGGAACGCCCACGAGGCCGACGCCATGCGGGCACTCGCCCACCGCTACGCCTCACGGGTCCGCGAGTACGGCAACATGTCGCCCACTTTCGACGGCGGCGCCGACCCCCTCGACGAGCAGGCCCCCGAGCACATCCGCAACGAAACCCCCTTCACCGGATGCGACGCCGGCCACACGTCCTTGAACGTGAATCCCTTCGGCCTGGCGTCCGTCTGCAAAGTCTCCCGTGACCACCCGATACCACTGCTCAAAGAGGGTGTTGCGGGATTGGCGCGGCTCGGCGGCATCGCCGACCGAGCGCTTCAGCGTCAGGACGCGTGCACCGGCTGTGCGCTTCAGAAAAAGTGCACCAAGTGCATGCCCCTCGTGAAGATGTACCGCCGCGCCGACGCACCACTGAACCGCTACTGCCAACACGCCTGA
- a CDS encoding betaine/proline/choline family ABC transporter ATP-binding protein (Members of the family are the ATP-binding subunit of ABC transporters for substrates such as betaine, L-proline or other amino acids, choline, carnitine, etc. The substrate specificity is best determined from the substrate-binding subunit, rather than this subunit, as it interacts with the permease subunit and not with substrate directly.), protein MLLEGLTKRYPGSRQPAVDDVHMEIKPGETVILVGPSGCGKSTTLKMINRLIEPSSGRIRIGDEDVTDIDPVKLRRKVGYAIQSSGLFPHMTVAENIALVPKMVGWSKSRVKDRVEEMLDLVGLDPREFHGRYPRQLSGGQQQRVGVARALAADPPVLLMDEPFGAVDPITRDHLQDELIRLQHELHKTIVFVTHDFDEAIKLGDRIAVLREQSHIAQFDTPEAILTNPADDFVSGFVGAGAALKRLNLTRVREVEIADFPTVTVEDPLQSIFNKLRSGPHNELLMLDRRNRPYKWLRRGDLMRAKGSLARAGQLVHDTVTRDATLRDALEAVLTDSGGRVAVTGRRGEYIGVVDMETLMNSVHEMLEADRLAAFEHQHEQAELLTGPQGQHGEQLEDGAEV, encoded by the coding sequence ATCCTGCTGGAGGGGCTCACCAAGCGCTACCCGGGCAGCCGGCAGCCGGCCGTGGACGACGTCCACATGGAGATCAAGCCCGGCGAGACGGTGATCCTGGTCGGCCCGTCCGGCTGCGGCAAGTCGACGACGCTGAAGATGATCAACCGGCTGATCGAGCCGTCCAGCGGCCGGATCAGGATCGGCGACGAGGACGTCACCGACATCGACCCGGTGAAGCTGCGCCGCAAGGTCGGCTACGCGATCCAGTCCTCCGGACTCTTCCCGCACATGACCGTCGCCGAGAACATCGCGCTCGTGCCCAAGATGGTCGGCTGGTCCAAATCACGGGTCAAGGACCGGGTCGAGGAGATGCTCGACCTGGTCGGGCTCGATCCGCGCGAGTTCCACGGCCGCTACCCGCGCCAGCTCTCGGGCGGCCAGCAGCAGCGGGTGGGCGTGGCGCGGGCGCTCGCGGCCGATCCGCCCGTGCTGCTGATGGACGAGCCGTTCGGCGCGGTCGACCCGATCACCCGCGACCACCTCCAGGACGAACTGATCCGGCTCCAGCACGAGCTGCACAAGACCATCGTCTTCGTCACCCACGACTTCGACGAGGCGATCAAGCTCGGGGACCGGATCGCGGTGCTGCGCGAGCAGTCGCACATCGCGCAGTTCGACACCCCGGAGGCGATCCTCACCAACCCGGCGGACGACTTCGTCTCCGGGTTCGTGGGGGCGGGCGCGGCGCTGAAGCGGCTCAATCTGACCCGGGTGCGGGAGGTGGAGATCGCCGATTTCCCCACCGTGACCGTCGAGGACCCGCTCCAGTCGATCTTCAACAAGCTGCGCTCGGGGCCGCACAACGAGCTGCTGATGCTGGACCGCAGGAACCGTCCGTACAAGTGGCTCAGGCGCGGCGACCTGATGCGCGCCAAGGGTTCGCTGGCCCGCGCGGGCCAGCTGGTGCACGACACGGTGACCAGGGACGCGACCCTGCGCGACGCGCTGGAGGCGGTCCTCACCGACAGCGGCGGGCGGGTGGCGGTGACCGGGCGGCGCGGCGAGTACATCGGGGTGGTGGACATGGAGACCCTGATGAACTCCGTGCACGAGATGCTGGAGGCCGACCGTCTGGCCGCCTTCGAGCACCAGCACGAGCAGGCCGAACTCCTCACCGGCCCACAGGGGCAGCACGGTGAGCAGTTGGAGGACGGTGCCGAGGTATGA
- a CDS encoding DUF397 domain-containing protein: MTTKPSTKDGPGLNWFKSSYSTADGPSCVEAAVTPGTVHIRDSKDIHLPHLGFTPGSWGDFVTYASKN; this comes from the coding sequence ATGACCACCAAGCCTTCTACCAAGGACGGTCCCGGGCTGAACTGGTTCAAGAGCAGCTACAGCACGGCCGATGGCCCGTCCTGCGTCGAGGCCGCCGTCACCCCCGGCACCGTCCACATCCGCGACTCCAAGGACATCCACCTCCCCCACCTAGGCTTCACACCCGGCTCCTGGGGCGACTTCGTGACGTACGCGTCGAAGAACTGA
- a CDS encoding helix-turn-helix domain-containing protein translates to MGVDSGGTDSGAAEGTDEPDWETDPDDESRGVIAAVGRQIKLWRMSEGLSQAEFGVAIGYGENQVYKVEAGKRIPRPEFLDKADTVLKAGGKIAAMKLDVIEARYPKKVRDVKKLEARAVELGSYNNSVIDGLLQTEAYARAVFGTRRPLFTADELEQRVAARMARQALVDAAKPHPVFSFVQCEATLRRPVGGRMVMRQQLERLLEVGKLRNVDLQVLPLSREDNAGLDGPFRLLKLNDGKTVGLSEVQLVSRVISDPKEAQILDMRYGIIRAQALAPRESLAFIEKALGET, encoded by the coding sequence ATGGGCGTGGACAGCGGCGGTACGGACAGCGGCGCGGCGGAGGGAACGGACGAGCCGGATTGGGAGACCGATCCGGACGACGAGTCCCGCGGCGTCATCGCGGCGGTGGGCCGGCAGATCAAGCTCTGGCGCATGTCGGAGGGGTTGAGCCAGGCCGAGTTCGGGGTGGCGATCGGGTACGGCGAGAACCAGGTCTACAAGGTGGAGGCCGGAAAACGCATCCCCCGACCGGAGTTCCTGGACAAGGCGGACACGGTCCTGAAGGCGGGCGGCAAGATCGCCGCGATGAAGCTGGACGTGATCGAGGCCAGGTATCCCAAGAAGGTCAGGGACGTGAAGAAGTTGGAGGCCAGGGCGGTCGAGCTGGGCTCCTACAACAACTCCGTCATCGACGGCCTGTTGCAGACCGAGGCGTACGCGCGGGCTGTGTTCGGAACTCGACGACCGTTGTTCACCGCAGATGAACTGGAACAGCGGGTGGCTGCGCGCATGGCACGTCAGGCGCTCGTCGACGCAGCCAAGCCGCACCCGGTCTTCAGCTTTGTGCAGTGCGAAGCGACGCTTCGACGCCCTGTCGGGGGCAGAATGGTGATGCGACAGCAGCTCGAACGCCTGCTGGAGGTGGGCAAGTTGCGGAACGTGGACCTTCAGGTACTGCCTCTGAGCCGTGAGGACAACGCAGGTCTCGATGGACCGTTCCGGCTACTCAAGCTCAATGACGGCAAGACCGTCGGCCTGAGCGAGGTCCAGCTCGTCAGCCGTGTGATCTCCGATCCCAAAGAGGCCCAGATCCTCGACATGCGCTATGGGATTATCCGAGCGCAGGCTCTCGCTCCTCGGGAGTCGCTGGCCTTTATCGAGAAAGCACTGGGAGAGACATGA
- a CDS encoding Lrp/AsnC family transcriptional regulator, producing MSIDGLDGRLIALLAREPRIGVLEASRRLGVARGTVQARLDRLQSNGVIKGFGPTVDPAALGYPVTAFATLEIKQGKGTAVRAHLATVPEVLELHTTTGEGDMLCRLVARSNADLQRVIDRVVGFDGIVRASTAIVMENPVPLRIIPLVEQAATDTDGGA from the coding sequence ATGAGCATCGACGGACTCGACGGCAGGCTGATCGCGCTCCTCGCGCGGGAGCCCAGGATCGGGGTGCTGGAGGCGTCGCGCCGGCTGGGGGTGGCGCGCGGGACCGTACAGGCGCGGCTCGACCGGCTTCAATCGAATGGAGTGATCAAGGGCTTCGGCCCGACCGTCGACCCGGCGGCCCTGGGCTATCCCGTCACGGCCTTCGCCACGCTGGAGATCAAACAGGGGAAGGGCACGGCGGTACGGGCCCACTTGGCGACCGTGCCCGAGGTGCTCGAACTGCACACCACCACGGGCGAGGGCGACATGCTGTGCCGGCTCGTGGCGCGCTCGAACGCCGATCTCCAACGAGTGATCGACCGGGTTGTCGGGTTTGATGGCATTGTCCGGGCCTCCACGGCGATCGTCATGGAGAACCCGGTACCGCTGAGGATCATCCCCTTGGTGGAGCAGGCGGCGACGGACACCGACGGCGGAGCGTGA